A single genomic interval of Nocardioides nitrophenolicus harbors:
- a CDS encoding type II toxin-antitoxin system VapB family antitoxin, with protein sequence MSLNIKNERVHALAREAARITGKSQTSVIEEALVKLLAEYGLDPVEADRKRRMDAVTQIALEWQDLPVLDGEDRIREVEDLYDTETGLPV encoded by the coding sequence ATGAGCCTGAACATCAAGAACGAGCGGGTGCACGCGCTGGCGCGGGAGGCTGCCCGGATCACCGGGAAGAGTCAGACGAGCGTGATCGAGGAGGCGCTGGTGAAGCTGTTGGCGGAGTACGGCCTCGATCCGGTCGAGGCCGACCGGAAGCGGCGGATGGATGCGGTCACTCAGATCGCGCTGGAGTGGCAGGACCTACCCGTGCTCGACGGTGAGGATCGCATTCGCGAGGTCGAGGATCTGTACGACACCGAGACCGGGCTGCCCGTCTGA
- a CDS encoding type II toxin-antitoxin system VapC family toxin has product MIIDSSALIAILRDEPEREQFAELLLSEPSKISAANWFEAAMVADSSRVRAGDRLDRLIDVTGLTIEPVTEAHARAARIAFRRYGRGSGSRARLNFGDCFAYALSATSGEPLLYKGEDFTHTDILSAV; this is encoded by the coding sequence ATGATCATCGACAGCTCGGCATTGATAGCGATCCTTCGCGACGAGCCAGAACGCGAGCAGTTCGCCGAGCTCCTCCTCAGCGAGCCCAGCAAGATCTCAGCCGCCAACTGGTTCGAAGCCGCCATGGTCGCGGACAGCTCCCGGGTCCGCGCCGGAGATCGGCTCGATCGACTCATCGACGTCACGGGCCTGACGATCGAGCCGGTCACCGAGGCGCACGCCCGCGCCGCTCGGATAGCGTTCCGCCGCTATGGCAGGGGCTCGGGCTCTCGCGCCCGGCTCAACTTCGGCGACTGCTTCGCCTACGCCCTGTCTGCGACCTCGGGCGAACCACTGCTCTACAAGGGGGAGGACTTCACGCACACTGACATCCTCAGCGCCGTCTG
- a CDS encoding oxidoreductase: protein MTTDPHAWLISLEGVPSGFAGARDGIDVVLRDRGLRRTSPELTAESLLRGAHASAVLEGSASTLAEVRAGDGDEIAADAVRLATELLSLVPVVRRQPIQALARMHTLAARGVLPDELLGRPRDGEAASRLRGIAELITAPTEAPALAVAAVVHAELVTAAPFGSHNGIVARATERLVAAARGVDEKSLVVPEAAHLALRAEYESNLRGWASGGRAGMHSWLLYAVEAWSAAAEASPLVRDIE from the coding sequence GTGACCACCGACCCGCACGCCTGGCTGATCTCCCTCGAGGGCGTCCCGTCCGGCTTCGCCGGCGCCCGCGACGGCATCGACGTGGTGCTCCGCGACCGCGGCCTGCGGCGGACCAGCCCGGAGCTGACCGCCGAGTCGCTGCTGCGCGGCGCCCACGCCAGCGCCGTCCTCGAGGGCTCGGCGTCGACGCTCGCCGAGGTCCGGGCCGGCGACGGCGACGAGATCGCGGCCGACGCCGTACGCCTGGCGACCGAGCTGCTCTCCCTGGTGCCCGTCGTCCGTCGTCAGCCGATCCAGGCCCTCGCGCGGATGCACACCCTCGCGGCCCGCGGCGTGCTGCCCGACGAGCTGCTCGGCCGGCCCCGCGACGGCGAGGCGGCGTCCCGGCTGCGCGGCATCGCCGAGCTGATCACGGCGCCGACCGAGGCCCCGGCCCTCGCGGTCGCGGCCGTCGTGCATGCCGAGCTGGTCACCGCCGCGCCGTTCGGCTCCCACAACGGGATCGTGGCGCGCGCGACCGAGCGGCTGGTCGCGGCCGCCCGCGGCGTCGACGAGAAGTCGCTCGTCGTACCGGAGGCCGCGCACCTCGCCCTGCGCGCGGAGTACGAGTCCAACCTCCGCGGCTGGGCCAGTGGCGGCCGGGCCGGCATGCACTCCTGGCTGCTGTACGCCGTCGAGGCCTGGTCGGCCGCCGCGGAGGCGAGCCCGCTGGTGCGCGACATCGAGTAG